The Mangrovimonas cancribranchiae nucleotide sequence GGTATAATACTATCGTGCGAATCGATTCCCATTTTTGTCATTAAATAGTTTAATGTTTCAGGGTCAATGGTTTTATCGTACACAAACCTAACAGGCTCGCCAACTTGTCTATGTTTAACACTTTCGGAAATTTTTTCCATAAAGCTCTTACTTAAATCGCTATCTAAGTCTAGCTCTCCATCTCGTGTTATTTTAATCATGTGAGCTGTAGCTTCGGTATAATCGAAAATGTTAAAAATATCATCTAGACAAAATCGTAACAAATCATCTACCATAATAATGTAGCTTTTTCCATTTTTTTCTGGAAGCACTACAAACCTATCCATAGATTTAGAAATTTCAACAAGTGCGTATTGTTTCTCACCTGATTTAAGCACCATTTTTACTGCTAAATAAGCGGCACTATCTTTTAAATTAGGTAGTTTAACTACATCACTTAAAATTATAGTTACTAAAGCTGGACTTACATTTCTTAAAAAATAATCCTTTATAAATAATTGTTGGTTTTTATCTAATTGGTTTTCTGTAACTAAAAAAATATGTTCTTTTTCTAGCGATTTTTTAATATTACTTAAAACTTCTAGACTATGGCTTTGTTGGTTAATAACAATTTGTGTTATTTCTTCTAGCAATTCTGCTGCTTTTATACCTCCAAGTTCACTCTTTCCTCCTTTCCCAGCCTCTACAATACGCTTAACAGTTGCATAACGTACTTTAAAAAACTCATCTAAGTTATTTGAGAAAATCCCTAAAAACCTTAATCTATCAATTAATGGTACTTCTTCATCTTCAGCTTCTTGTAGTACTCTTGCATTAAATTGCAACCAACTAATTTCTCTATTTATATAACTGTTTTGTACTGTTTTTGCGTTTGGCATTTAATGTTCTTTTTTACAAATATATTCTATAAAAGATTAATTAAGCATTAAATAAGTTTAGGATATAAATAAGTTGAAGACAGTAAACTTTAAAAAACTTATTTTTTTAAGTTTTTTCTTACAAATTATGTTTTTTATCGTGCTTTTTATACAGTTTATTGATTAAAAAACTAAAAAAACGATTGTATTTTTTAATTATTTGTATAGATTTGTCTTCTATGGAATAATAAAACCCTGGATATGAAAACTAAACTTACTCTACTTATTACTATTTTGTTTTTAACAACTGGTACCATAATTGCCCAAAACAATGGTGCTTCGCAAAGTATTATTGATAATAACGTTTCTATTGGAAAATATCATGATAGAGACGAATTACAACGAATGAATAAAGGAAAACTATTAGACTTATATATTGAACGTATTGAAGTTATTGTTAAGGTACTTCCCAATATTGCTTTTACAAATAAACCTGGTGTAACCATTGCGTCATTAGGAATTCCAGATACTAAAGATCACAGAAAAGCTCTTGAAGATAATATTGATGCAGCTGATGAGTATTTTGAAAATACCATTGAATTTCAAAGAAAGATCTTACCATATTCTGATAAATCTAATTTAATAGCGGCTGTATTGTTTTACGAACAAACATTAAAATCATTACACACATACAATGAATTTAACCAATATTAGCTCCAATACACCAAACTAATTAAACTTAGCTTAAAATGCCACTTTAAAAGTGGCATTTATTTTTTTATAGAAAATAAATATTTTAACAATACAATAAATTTTTATTAAATAATGCGCTTAAACCATTAATAATATAGTACTTTTCTTACATATTTAAAACATTTTATGTTTTTCGTCGATATTTTTTGTATTTCATAGGTAAACTTTATATGTTTGGTATATAGAGTTAAAAACCCAAAAAACAAACCTACTTATGAAAAACTTTACTCTAACCCTATGTGCATTTTTAATAACCTTGGGAGGGCTTTTTGCTCAACAAGAAAAAGGTATTATCGGCCGTAACAATTGGCTAAACTCTTGGAGTGAATTTCAACCTAATACCGTTGAGTACAGCGAAGCTACAGAAATATTAAGTGGTGATATTACCCAAGATACTAAGCTAAATAAAAAAAATGTCTACCTTCTTCTTGGTAGTGTTTTTGTAACAGACAGTACAACATTAACTATAGAGCCAGGTACAGTTATTATAGGTGATGCAAAAACAAATGGTTCTTTAACCATTAGTAAAGGGGCTAAAATTATTGCAGAAGGAACAGAAACCGACCCCATTGTATTTACATCAAATAAGAGTGTGAAAAAACAAGGCGATTGGGGTGGCGTTTTTATACTAGGCGATGCACCTATCAATAAATTTGGTGAGGAGTCTTTAATAGATTATGGGTTAAATCCTTCGTCTTCAAAAAACATTAGCTACGGTGGTAATAATACAGAAAGCTATTCTGGGATATTAAAATATGTTAGAATTGAATATGCTGGTAAACGAACAGTTAACCATGGGTATTTTAATGCCTTAACACTTGCTGGAGTTGGTTATAATACCATTATTGAAAATATTATGGTTAGTTATAGTAACGGTAATTCATTTAATGTAATTGGTGGTGAAGTTATTCTAGACAAACTTGTTTCTTACAAATCTCACGGTAATGATTACGAGTTTAATTATGGCACACAAGCCATTATAACAAATTCATTAGCTATACGCTCTCCTTATGTTTCCAACTCAAATAGACCAAAAGCTATGTATGTTGCATCTTATAATAAAAGAGATGAAGTTGATTTTTCTAAAAAACAAACCTTTGTTAGTGCCGAAAACTTAACTTTAGTTAATCTTAGTAACGACTTAAAAGGTGATATAAAAATCGGTCTAGTAAAAGAAGCTATTTACATCGCTCCTGATGCTGCTATAACAATGAATAAAAGTGTTATCTCAGGGTTTAATCCAGCAGTCGTTTTTGATGAAAAAATTAAAATTAATAACGAAAGCTTAAATAAGTTAAAGTTTACAAACATGCTTTTTAATAACTGTAATGGCAACTTATTTACTAGATACAATCCTAACAACGACGATTTAGAAGACTGGTATGGTAATAGTAGCTTCTTTAATGTTTATGCTAAAAGCCCCGATGAAGAAACTTTTATCGATTTAAAAAATCCTAAACGACCAGATTTTAGATTACGAATTAATAAAATTGTGGCATCTAATATGGATTAATAATAATCCAAAACCTTAATCTTGTCTTTTATTCTAGCCCAAAAAAATAAAAGACAAGATATCCCAAATTATCCAACTTAACCTACATGCAAAAAATTACCCTATTAAAACACCTAACCATATTTCTTTGTTCTTTTGTCTTTTTGATTAGCAAAAATGCAAAAGCTCAAATAGTTATTGGTACGCCAAATTTAGGGTTTAGTCAAGCATGTGCTAACAATTCATTTAATACTTACAACACTACTTTTGTATTCTCTCCAGAAGCAGGGTTAGATAGTAGTAACCAATTTATTATTGAATTATCTGATGCTAATGGAGACTTTACATCACCTACAGTATTACACACAACAAATCCTGGAGAAATAACCACATCTCCAGTAACCTTAAGTTTTTCAATACCAACAACAGCCTATGGCGAAAATTATAGAATTAGAATTAAAAGCACAGCTCCTGTAGCAACTAGCTCTCGTTCTGTACCATTTGCAGCATATTACAAGCATCAAGACAGCCCTTTTACCATTAACAATTTAGTTTCTACCGGAGCTTTTTGTAGTGGCGGTAGTTATCTTTTAACTATAGATAATCCTGGAACAGGATCTAACGATTCACCATTAAACTATCCTAATCTTACATTTAATTGGTATCAAGAAACAAGTGCTACAACATCTGTTTTTATTGCTGAAGGAGAAACCCTAGAAGTAACCAATTCTGGAACTTATTTTGTTGAAACAAATTATGGTAGCTGCACTTCTAATTCTTATTCTAACAGAGTAACCATAAGCGAAGTAACCTCTGGTGAAGCTACAGCAACTATTGTATCTAGTTTAGGAAACCCGTTTTGCCCAAACCAAAACGCAACTGTACTAAGTACTATTAACGGTAATAGCTACCAATGGTATAAAGATGGTGCACCAATTATTAATGCAACCAATCAAACTTACGAAACTAGTATTTCAGGAACATATGCTGTAGAAGTAGATTTAGGAAGTTGTCAAGCATCTGGGAGTATCGATTTAGTAAGCGAATTGTTTTCGGCTTCAATTAATGTTTCAGAAGAAAACACATTGGAAGAGGATGAAACTTTAACAGCAACGGTTACAACGACAGCTAATGCCCCAGAATATCAATGGTATTTAAATAATATGATCATTTCTGGAGCTACTCAAAATTCTTATCAAATTACTGAAATTGGTGAATATAGTGTCACTATTACTGAAACATCTGGATGTAATGGCTCTAGAACATTCGATTTTTCGGTTATAGAAGCCTATAACCCATTTCCAGATGTAGATAAAATACCAAATATTGTCAGCCCTAACGGCGATGGTGTTAACGATACATGGGTTATCCCAACAAAATACACTAGCGGATCAAACGCTGAAATCACGATTATGAGTAACCGTGGTGAAATTGTATTAAAAACAACTAATTACTTAAATAATTGGCCTGAAGGCGATTTAAACCTTAGTAGTATAAACAAAGTGTACTACTACATTATTAAAAGCGAGCAAGACACAAAAAAAGGAACCATAACACTAATTAAGTAGCATGAAAGCACTACTTTTTGCTATAATATCATTTTTCTGCATTATGCAGATTGCCTATTCTCAAGAAGATGGTATAGTTGCTCTTGCGTTACCTTTAAGAAACTCATTAACTTACAATCAACATATAAATACACCTACATTTAGTTTTGTTAGGCAACAATACAAATACATTAGTATCACAAATAAAAGAGAATGGATGCAATTTGAAAATGCTCCAGTTTCTTATTTAGTAAGCTATTCTGGTAGATTTAGAGAAAATATTGGTATTGGTATTAGTGCATTTCAACAAAACTACGGGGTTTTAACAACTTTTGGTGGAATTTTAAACTTTGCCTATAACGCAAGACTACAACGTGACAATAACTTAACATTTGGTATTAATGTTGGTGCTTACCAAAGTGGTATTAATGATGGTAATGTCGTTACCAACACCCCAGATCCTTCACTAGAAAATATACCATCTAATTTTTTATTAAGTGTAAGTCCTGGAATTAATTACGGAACGGTGTTTTTAGATTTTGGTGTAACAGTCAACAATCTTGTGCTTTACAATTTTACATCTTCTGAATTACTTAAAGATAATCCCGAACAAAGTATTCAACTCCACGCTATGTATACTGGATATATGAATAGTCGCGGATTTTTTGATGAAACCAAATTTACAGGATTAATAAAATCTGAATTTAAAGATGATAACACTATTTTTTCTGGTGGCATCATGTTAACAGTTCCTAAAGGTATTTGGGCTCAAGCTGGTTATAATACTTTATATGGTGCATACGGTGGCTTAGGATTACACCTTACCGAACAAATATCCATAGAGTACAACTACGAAAAAGCTGTAGGTGACTTAGCTACTTTAGGATCGGCTCACGAAATAACTTTAGCCTACAAATTTAAAAATAGAGAACGATACGATTATAGTCGTGAAGATAGAGTAAGTGCTTTAATTTCTTCTAAGCCTAAAAAGAAACAATACTCTCAAGCAGATAAAGCCAAAGCAGAAGCTAACCGTAAAGCAGCGGCCAAAGCTAAAGAAGAAGCTCGTTTAGCGGCCGAGGTAAAAGCCGAAGAACAAGCACGTCTTGCTGCGGAAGCAAAAGCCAAAGCAGAAGCTGAAGAACAAGTACGTCTTGCAGAGGAAGCAAAAGCCAAAGCAGAAGCTGAAGAACAAGCACGTCTTGCGGCGGAAGCAAAAGCCAAAGCAGAAGCCGAAGAACAAGTACGTCTTGCTGCAGAAGCCGAAGCTAAAGCGGAAGCTGAAGAACAAGCACGTCTTGCTGCGGAAGCAAAAGCTAAAGCAGAAGCCGAAGAACAAGTACGTCTTGCTGCGGAAGCAAAAGCTAAAGCAGAAGCCGAAGAACAAGTACGTCTTGCAGAGGAAGCAAAAGCCAAAGCAGAAGCTGAAGAACAAGCACGTCTTGCGGCGGAAGCAAAAGCCAAAGCAGAAGCCGAAGAACAAGTACGTCTTGCTGCAGAAGCCAAGGCTAAAGCAGAAGCCGAAGAACAAGCAAAATTAGCTTTAGAAGAAGCTAAAATAGATAGTATTCCTGTGGCTAATGATGACCTATCAAAGTCTATGAATGAAATGGCTGAATCTGTTGAAACTGCAAGAAAATCCCAAGTAGAACTATTAAACAAACTTGAAAAAGCTGTTGATATAAAAGATCAAGATTTAAAAGACTTAAAACGAGAAAACGATTTAAGTGAACAAGGTATTTATTTAGATCCTAAGCCATTTAAAAGTACAACTGCTGAAAACAGACGAATAGAAGCTTTAAAAATAGAGTTAGAACAAACAATTGCAGCGAGAAGCCAAGCTATCAAAGAACTTGAATTATTACAAAACCAAAGAGAAGAAGAAATTGGTGTTATTCAGCTAG carries:
- a CDS encoding gliding motility-associated C-terminal domain-containing protein, giving the protein MQKITLLKHLTIFLCSFVFLISKNAKAQIVIGTPNLGFSQACANNSFNTYNTTFVFSPEAGLDSSNQFIIELSDANGDFTSPTVLHTTNPGEITTSPVTLSFSIPTTAYGENYRIRIKSTAPVATSSRSVPFAAYYKHQDSPFTINNLVSTGAFCSGGSYLLTIDNPGTGSNDSPLNYPNLTFNWYQETSATTSVFIAEGETLEVTNSGTYFVETNYGSCTSNSYSNRVTISEVTSGEATATIVSSLGNPFCPNQNATVLSTINGNSYQWYKDGAPIINATNQTYETSISGTYAVEVDLGSCQASGSIDLVSELFSASINVSEENTLEEDETLTATVTTTANAPEYQWYLNNMIISGATQNSYQITEIGEYSVTITETSGCNGSRTFDFSVIEAYNPFPDVDKIPNIVSPNGDGVNDTWVIPTKYTSGSNAEITIMSNRGEIVLKTTNYLNNWPEGDLNLSSINKVYYYIIKSEQDTKKGTITLIK
- a CDS encoding PorP/SprF family type IX secretion system membrane protein, whose protein sequence is MKALLFAIISFFCIMQIAYSQEDGIVALALPLRNSLTYNQHINTPTFSFVRQQYKYISITNKREWMQFENAPVSYLVSYSGRFRENIGIGISAFQQNYGVLTTFGGILNFAYNARLQRDNNLTFGINVGAYQSGINDGNVVTNTPDPSLENIPSNFLLSVSPGINYGTVFLDFGVTVNNLVLYNFTSSELLKDNPEQSIQLHAMYTGYMNSRGFFDETKFTGLIKSEFKDDNTIFSGGIMLTVPKGIWAQAGYNTLYGAYGGLGLHLTEQISIEYNYEKAVGDLATLGSAHEITLAYKFKNRERYDYSREDRVSALISSKPKKKQYSQADKAKAEANRKAAAKAKEEARLAAEVKAEEQARLAAEAKAKAEAEEQVRLAEEAKAKAEAEEQARLAAEAKAKAEAEEQVRLAAEAEAKAEAEEQARLAAEAKAKAEAEEQVRLAAEAKAKAEAEEQVRLAEEAKAKAEAEEQARLAAEAKAKAEAEEQVRLAAEAKAKAEAEEQAKLALEEAKIDSIPVANDDLSKSMNEMAESVETARKSQVELLNKLEKAVDIKDQDLKDLKRENDLSEQGIYLDPKPFKSTTAENRRIEALKIELEQTIAARSQAIKELELLQNQREEEIGVIQLDEVFLFYQKKLKTLKEQQAQALQTKAALEARLEKINIATEYERKRRIKRALYKNEEDRYVQDSLKLEDIRKNTALSTKPLLEEDFDFGEQRTSSIQILKNVTNTDSGYYIVLAVHTDVAKRDDFLKKAVSAGEKNINFFYDVNTSKYYIYNKKYNNIGAANSALKEKGNQPYNSKISIVKIE